The DNA sequence aagaaaaaggagctcagtgtatcatagaaagtcccctgACATACTAAatctatgtcagcctaactaggggctggtccaagCAACCTGAgacagccctaattataagctttatcaaagaggaaagtcttaagtctacccttaaaagtggaaacagtgtctgcctccctgaaactggaagatggttccataaaagaggagcgtggtaactgaaggctctggttcctatcctacctTTGCAGACTTTAGGAActacaagtaaccctgcgttttcagagcgcagtgctCTTTAGGGTAGATAGTGTGATGTCCCTTGCTGTAACCACTCACACAACACGTCTTACATTCCTGATCTACTGGTAATCACGTCCcattcaatttgtttttgacatgttatatttcaccttaatttgtcaaataattTGATTTGACTGTCTAGTTGTTTTGGTGCTCTCCGCTTTGTCATGGCCCAAGAGCCGGGTTATGACAATAGGGAGGTGCCTAGTCAAATAATGTTTCCCTCCTGTTTAAATAATGTTTCCCTTAGCTCCACCACCAGAAATACTTGCAGTGACATcacaaagaaacatttaagaCTCTTCCAATCtgaattttagaatttttttatatatttatatattgaaTAATTTTTAAGGCCTCATATTAGTAAACGtgtatttaaaacaatttgtgatttttttaagaccTGTGACCACCCTGATTGAACCCATGTGGAGGGAGAGACTTGTCTTGGTGCTGGCGTACCTGTGCAGGTGCAGCCAGTGGCTGGCGATGTCCACACACATGCTGACCTGGAACAGGAAGGTGTAGGAGGGATAGAGGAGGGACAGGTTGACCAGCAGACACATGGTGGCACAGCGGTCTGTCAGCATGTCCATTATGGCTCCAAACTTAGTGcctaaaagaaaacatcattaaatatagaaaaagaataCATAAAAACCTCATGTGTTTAGTATCAGTGGGGTTTGAGGCTTTAGTAGTAAAAGATAAACTGTGGGTGCTGAAAAATATCCATATGTTTTTGTAGAAAATACTTGTCCCTGTGCCTAATACACATACTCAAAGACATAGGTTTAAAGTGGACACGGAAGGTGGTCACCATTGTACTGTTACTATCTAATTACTGCACTAACCCAATCTTATTTTGTAAGTGTGCTCTTTATACACCATTTATTTCAATGTCAATATGATCTAGTCATAAGTAATTTGTAAGAGATTATAACGCTCTTTAAAAATGCCCATTTCATCACAATATCATACATTAATTTTATGGAGACATATATAGGTGTGCAACCAAAAGAACATACCTGAAAACATTATACCTACAGTCATGGCTATCACCAGCAAGACAATGAAAGTGAGGGGGGCATGTTCACTCCACCCTCCTCAGCAGAAATTGACGCTCTCTACAGATACATACATTGATTGAGCGCCCGTGCAGCGGGGCCGTCAACAGAGTCGAGCACAACATTGAGCATGTAGCAGAAGACAGCTGTCCATGGACAGCGGGGCATCAGGTAGAGGGACAGCAGAGCCAACACGATGCGGCCGTAACCTGCAGGTACAAAGAACAAGTTACACCTGCACATTTTTTCACTGAGTCCTCTGAAACCAGAAACATTAAACTCAACTTTGTTTGCTGGCTGAGTAATTTTAAAGTACAGTTCTGaggtacttgtattttacttgagtatttctattttttacttgtactccactacatctaagagaaatactgtattttttttacagcagtacatttattttaggGTCAATGACAAATAAAGCCTCTAGaaaggtatttttaaaaagtattttcaataTAGATGTAATGCATATTTTTGAGTCCAGAACAATGTGTTTGAACAAGTCTCATTTATTGAATAACTTTTCTAActgttttaactcattttttaacGGTATTTTTAACttcactacaaaaaaaatgtcaggtgGCGCaaccaaatatttataaaaaatatatacattcctgatatatattttaagattaATTATTTGGCAACCATCCCTTAGGGTGTCTACACTAGGTAACACATTACTAT is a window from the Plectropomus leopardus isolate mb unplaced genomic scaffold, YSFRI_Pleo_2.0 unplaced_scaffold5014, whole genome shotgun sequence genome containing:
- the LOC121939533 gene encoding CDP-diacylglycerol--inositol 3-phosphatidyltransferase-like, which produces MAQENIFFFVPNLIGYGRIVLALLSLYLMPRCPWTAVFCYMLNVVLDSVDGPAARALNQCTKFGAIMDMLTDRCATMCLLVNLSLLYPSYTFLFQVSMCVDIASHWLHLH